The bacterium DNA segment ATGGACAAGCCGGAGATCACGTTCGAGGACGTGGCGGGCTGCGACGAGGCGAAGTACGAACTGCAGGAGATCATCGACTTCCTGCGCGCCGCAGAGAGTTCCAGCGCCTGGGCGGGCGTATCCCGAAGGGCGCGCTGCTGGTCGGCTCGCCGGGCACAGGCAAGACGCTCCTCGGCCAGCGCCGTGGCCGGCGAGGCCGGCGTGCCGTTCTTCAGCATCAGCGGCTCGGACTGCGTGGAGATGTTTGTCGGCGTGGGCGCCAGCCGCGTGCGGGACATGTTCGAGCAGGGCAAGAAGAACGCGCCCTGCATCATCTTCATCGACGAGATCGACGCCGTCAGGCCGGCATCGCAGGGCCGGGATGGGCGGCGGTCACGACGAGCGCGAACAGACGCTGAACCAGCTGCTGGTCGAGATGGACGGCTTCGAGACGAACGAGGGCGTGATCCTGCTCGCGGCCACGAACCGGCCCGACGTGCTGGATCCGGCGCTGCGCCCGGCTGGGGCCCGAGCGCCGCAGCCGGGTCTTCACCGACGCGGTCAAGCGCGAGGTCGCCTACCACGAGGCCGGGCACGCGGTGGTGGCCTGGGCGTGCGCCGATTCCGACCCGGTGCACAAGGTGACCATCATCCCGCGCGGGCAGGCACTGGGCCTGACGGCGATGCTCCCGGTGGAGGACCAGTATACCGTCACCGAGCAGAGTACCTCGACCAGATCTGCGTGGCCCTGGGCGGCCGGGCCGAGGACATGTTCCTGGGCAAGATCGGCTCGGGCGCCTACGGCGACATCAAGGCCGTGACGAACTATGCACGCACGATGGTCACGCGCCTGGGCATGAGCCGCAAGATGGGCCCCATCGCCTACGAGGAGGGCTCCGAGCAGGTGTTCCTTTGGCCGCGACTTCGGGCGTACGCACGTGTTCAGCGAGAAGACGCTGCAGGAGATCGATGCCGAGATCAAGCGTATCGTCGACGAGCAGTTCGAGCGGGGCGCACGATCCTCGATGCCAATCGCGAGAAAGTCGAGACGTTGAAGGACGCCTTGCTCGAACGCGAGTCCATCGACGCCGAGGAGTTCAAGCTGCTCATGAAGGGCCAGACCCTGCCCGAGCACGTGCTGAACGTCGACCACCGGTGGACGGCGCGACCGTGGCGGCACAGTGACGTCGACGGCTGCGGCCGGCGACAACGACAGCGGCGGCGGCGGGACGGCGACGGCGGCGGCGAGACGCCGGGCGCCGACCACCCGGCTGAGCGTGGACGGCAGCGGCAATCGGAAGGAAGGGGGACCGGCAGGTCCCTTCCGCCTTCCGGCCTGGGACCTGGGGCGCGTACGACTGCAGGCCACGACGCGCCCGCTCCCTGATGGGCATCGTCAACCTGACGCCGGACAGCTTCTGGGCCGGTTCACGCGGCGACGGGCCCGAGGCGGCGATGGACCTGGCCCTGCGCCTGATCGCCGAGGGCGCCGACCTGCTCGACCTGGGCGCCGAGTCGTCGCGGCCCGGCGCCGAGCCGATCGGTGAAGAGGCCGAGAGGGCACGCCTGCTGCCCGTGCTCCGTCTGCTGAGGCGGCAGACCGACCTGCCGTTGACCGTCGACACGGTGCGCGCGGGCACGGCCGCCGCGGCGCTGGCCGGCGCCGACGCCATCAACGACATCAGCGCCGGCTGCTTCGACGCGGGCATGCTGCCGCTCGTCGCCAATGCCGGGTGCGGACTGGTGCTCCCGCGCATGCGCGGCACGCCCGCGACGATGCAGGCCGATCCGTCGTATCGCGACGTGGTGCCGGAGGTGGCAGACTGGCTCGCGGCGCGCGTGGCGGCGGCCGAAGCGGCCGGCGTGGCGCCGGAGCGCATCGCCGTGGACCCGGGCATCGGCTTCGGCAAGACCCCGGGCACAACCTGGCCCTGTTGCCGCGCGGCGGAAACTGGCCCGGGGACGCGTCCTGCTGGTGAGTGCCTCGCGCAAGAGCTTCATCGGCGCCGTGAGGCGGAGCCCCGACGGCCGACCGGTTGCCTGGCAGCCTGGCGGCGCTGGCGGCGGCGTGGCACGCGGGCGCCGCCGTGGTGCGGGTGCACGACGTGGCCGCATCGAGGCAGTTCCTGGACGTGCTGGCCGCGATCGGCCGCGATTGAGTGTTCGGCAGCGCGAGGTTCGCGCGCGCCGGCCAGATTCACCGTTGAGTGCGCCGCGGACCGGTGCTGGGTTGTCGACATGTGGGAAAAGTCTCCGGCAGCATCTTCATCGACGTCCTCGATATCCTCATGCCGGGCCTACCTGCTCTACCGCCTGATCGTGTTCATCAGGACACGCGGTGATCCAGATGTTCGTGGGACTGGGACTGCTGCTGGTGCTGTCGTTCCCGGCGCAATTGCTGGGCATGATGGTGGTCGGGCGCATCATCGGCACGCTGGAGACGGTGTGGGTGGTGGCGTTCATCATCATCTTCCAGCCGGAATTGCGGGCGGCGCTGGCCACGCTGGGGCTCGGACGCGGCCTGTTCGGTCGGGTACGTGAGATCCCGGCCGAGCAGGAGTTGCTGAAGGCGGTCGCGCGACTGTCGAAGCGCGGGTTGGGCGCCATCATCGTGATCGAGCGTGAGGTGCGCCTGAGCGACTGGATCCAGAAGGGCGTGCCCCTGGACGCCGAGATCACGGCTGCCACGATCGAGGCGATCTTCACGGTACCCGGCCCGCTGCACGACGGCGCCGTCATCATCAGCGGCAGCAAGATCGCGGCGGCGGCAGTGATCCTGCCCATCACCGAGCGCGAGGAACTGGGCTACGTTCTGGGAACGCGGCACCTCGCGGCGATCGGCATCAGTGAGCAGTCCGACGCGATCGTGCTGGTGGTTTCCCGAGGAGACGCGCGATCAGCCTCGTCTTCGGCGGGCATATCCGCCGCGGGTTGTCGATGGACGATCTCATGCACGAACTGGAGCGCGTCTACCGCCGCCAGACCGGCCCGCGCGTTCGCAATCGCCGGGCGAGCGACCGCGCCGCCGAGGCCGAGGCCGCGGCCGAGTCGGCCCGCGTGAACCGCACTGCCCCCGATTCCCGCAACTGGAGCCCGCAGCCGGGCCCGCTCGCCCGCCACTATCCCCCTGAACGCTGGATGAGCGCGAGATCCGCCAGGACGAGTGCCGCCATCGCCTCGACGATGGGCACGGCCCGCGGCAGCACGCAGGGGTCGTGACGTCCACGACCACCCAGGTCGAGCGGTTCGCCGTCGTAGCCGGCGGTGCGCTGGGCGCGCGATCGTCGCCGGCGGCTTGAAAGCGACCCGGAACGTGACGGGCTCGCCGTTGCTGATGCCGCCCTGCACGCCGCCGCTGCGGTTGGTGGCGGTGCGAGACCGCCTCGCGGGCCACGAAGGCGTCGTTGTGCTGCGAGCCGCGCAGGTCCGCGCCGGCGAAGCGGAACCGATCTCGAAGCCCTTGGTGGCCGGCAGCGACAGGAAGGCATGCGCCAGCATCGCCTGAGCTTGTCGAAGACCGGTTCGCCCCAGCCCGCCGGCACCCGCGGCAGACACCGGCGATGACGCCGCCGACCGAGTCCCGTCGGCCCGGGCGGCGATGATCGCCTGTTCCAGCGAGGCGAGGGCCGGATCGGGGCAACGGGTGGGATGGGCATCCACCTGGGACTCGCGTCGTCAGCGCGGCCGCGTCGACCTGTGCCGGGCCCTGGCCGGCCACCTGTTCCACCCACGCCACCACTTCCACCCCGTGGGTCGCCTGCAGCCAATGGGCGGCCACAGGCGCCGGCGGCAACGCGACCGACGGTCTCGCGCGCGCTGGCGCGACCGCCGCCCGAGGACGGGCGCAGGCCGTACTTGCGCTCGACGGTGAGGTCGGCATGCGAAGGGCGGGGGGCGGCCGCCAGGTCCGCGTAGTCGCCGGGCCGCTGGTCGAGGTTGCGCACCAGCAGGGCGATCGGCGTGCCGAGGGTGAGCCCACCCTCCACGCCGGAAAGGATCTCGACCCGGTCGGCCTCCTGCCGGGCGGTGGTCAGGCACCCTGGCCGGGCGCGGCGGTCGAGCTCCCGCTGGATCACGTCGCCAGCCAGGGCCAGCCCGGGCGGGCAGCCGTCGATGACCGCACCGACGCCGGGGCCGTGCGATTCGCCGAAGGTCGTGACGCGGAACAGGCGGCCGAAGGTGCTGGACATGATTCTCCTGCGTGGGCTGGGGTCGCCTGCCGGGGGGCCGGGGTGAGCGGACCGCCGCGCGGGACGGCCGGTGCGCTGCGGCGATGATCGCAGAGGCGGTGTTGCGGCGCAATGGGCGGCCTGCGCTGAATGGTGGTCCCGAAATCGGGACGGGCGTATCATGGGCCGTCGCCCTCGGCAATCCGGGGCGGCGGGAAGGAGGTCAGGTGAGCGGGATCTTCGTCGTTTTCGATCCGCGCGGGCTGGAACCGGCGCGGCGCGGCGCGTTCGAGGCGCGCGTGAACGCCCTGGCCGGGCGACTGCCGACCGACCGCCTGGAGTTCGGGAGCAACTCCGTCGTCGCCATGGCATCGGTCCACCACGGGCATTTCGCGAGCGGTGGCGTGGCCCGCGACGGCACCGCGGTGGCCGCCGTCGCCGGTACCTGCTGGCGCACGGGCGATGCCTCGTTGGCGACCCCGGCGCAACTGGCGACCGGGGTGCCCGAGGGTGTGCGTCGGGCGACGCCGTCCTGGCACGGCGTGTTCGGCCTGGGCCACGCCGATGAGGCCACCGGTAAACTGACGGTCGTCAGTGACCGGTTTGGCGCGCACCCGCTCTACTGGCGACTTGACGGCGGTGTCGTCACCATCGCTTCGGCCCTGCGCTTCCTGGCCGAGCCCGGGCGCGATCGCCCCGATGTGGACGTCCTGGCTGACCTGCTGAACTTCGCCTACACCCCGCGCGAGGCGACCCTGCTGGCCGGCGTGTACCGTCTGCACGCGCACCATGTCCTGGAGGCCGGCACTGACGGCGTCCGGACGCGCCCGCTGCCGGTGCCCACCCCGATTCGCTCACGGGCGGTCACCGACGATGTGGTGCGCGAGTTGGATGAACTCGTCGCCCGTGGCCTGCGCCGCCACACCCAGCTGCCGGGGACCGGCGCGGAGCGCTTCTCCATCGCCCTGAGCGGCGGGCCCGACTCCCGGCTGGTTAGCCGGCGCGGCCAAGCGCGTGGGCTTCGCGATGCAGGGCTTCACGGTCGGAGAGCGCCGGTCGCTGGAAGCGCACACTGCCGCAAGGGTTGCCGAAGGGCTGGGCATCCCCGACACGAGCCTGCTGGTGGACGGTGCCACGCTGCCGGACTGGTTCCGGCAGGCGGCGTGGTTCACCGAAGGGCGCACCGGGGCCGACCACATGCACTACCTGGGGCCGGCTTTCGCCGGCAGGCTACCGGCCGGGCCCCAGCTGCACGGGCTGATCGGCGAGGGCATCATCGGTGGCTACGAGGAACGTCTGTCGCTGGTCGACGCGACGCCAGCCGAGCGGCTTCACGCCTGCCGTGCCGCCGTGCGCGACATGGTGTGGTGGCCTGCGGGGCGTGCGCGTCAGGTGCTGTCCCCCGCCCTGGCCGGCAGCCTGGAACAGGCCCGCGCCCGCGTGCTCGACGACCAGGAGCGCCGCATCTGGAAGGACGGCACGTTCGCGGAGACGGTCGCCTTCACCTTCCAAACCGTCACCGTCGGCTTCCGCGTACCGAACCTGGTCAGCCAGGTGACGCCGTGGACCGACGTGGTCTCGCCGTTCCTGGATGGCGAACTGCTGGACTTCGCCGGCACGCTCGACCCGCACGGCATGGCCGACCGGGCCCTGCAGATCCGCTGGGGACTCGACTGCATGCCGGGGTTCGACGCCGTACCGCGTCTCAAGGACGGCGTGCTCATTCCCGTGCGACTGGGCATCCCCCACTACTACGACGAGGCCATCGGCCGCATCTGGCGGCGCAAGCGGCTCAACTTCCTCGCCTGCCGGCTGACGGGCGGGTTGCTGAATCCCCCGGATCGCGGCTCGTTCCCCTACTTCGGGCAATGGTACCGGCGCTGGCCCGGGGTGCGCCGGTTCGTCGACGGCATCCTGCTGGACGAGCGCTCGCTTGACCGCGGGCTGTGGAACCGCGAAGGGCTGCGCCTCCTGCTGCGTGACCTGCGCACCGGCCGCGAGGTCTGGCCCGCGGTCGGCACCCTGTTGCTGTGCGAGATGCTGCTGCGCCAGTGGTGCGACGGCGTCGACCGGCCTTTGGACCCGGTCACGCCGCTACTCGCGAACTCCGGCAAGAGCGCCGGGCGCTAGAGCGCCACTTCGTAGCCCTCGAACTGCGGCGGACCCAGGTAGGTGCCTTCCGGGGCGCGGGCCTTCGCGTGCGCCTGCTTGAAGGCGTCGGACTCGGTCAATCGAGGAACGCCTGGCGCGACTCCCAGGTCGGATGCGAGATGAAGATCGTCGCCTCGGGGCGCGATTCGCCGCGCAGCAGGTTAGAACTGGCGGAAGCCGGGGACGTCCTGCAGGCGGAATCGCGCTCACGCCACATCTGCACGAAGGAGTCCTCGAATCCGGGGGCGATGCGGAAGCGGTTCATGGCGATGAACATGCGGGGCCTTTCGGTTGCGGCCGCCCGGGGCGACAATGAGGATCGAATTCATCTGTCATGGTCGCCCGACCGTGGCCGATGCGCCAGTTCGGAACGCTCGTGTCCGGCCTGTGACCATCTAAATTTGAAGCAGATAACTCATTTTGTGACAGATCCGTGAGCGGGGTGCATTATGATGAGCTTGGTCATCTGCGTCTTTTTGTCCGGCGCGCCCGCCACGGCCCTGCCGCCCGGGCCACCTCCACCTGGGAGTTTTGCGCGATGAATCGCAACCGTCGCCCCCTGTTGTCACTTGTTAGGACCTGTGTGCTGCTGCTCCTTGCCGCACTGGCCGCTTCGGCGAGCCTGGCAGCCGCGACCGGGCCGATCACCCCTGAGGCTCTCGCCGCCGCCCGCGCCCTGCCTCAATGGCAGCCGGCGGTCTGGACCGACCATCCCGTGCGCATCGAGCTGCGTGACCGCGACGAGCTCGACGCGCTGCTTCGCGCCGTGCCGCTGAGCCGCTTCTCGCGCGAGGATGTCGCACTGTCCTACGAAGGCCCTGACCGCAAGGTCGAGAAGGTGGCGCTCGAAGTGCGCGTCACCGACCGCGAGCACGCCGACCTGCTGGCCGCCGGCTGGGCGCCGGTCGCCGTTCGCGACCTCGACCGCGAGGGCCGCGAAGCCGCCGAAAAGACATGGGCGGCGCGTGAAGCCCAGCCCGCCGCCGAGAAGGTCTTCACGTTCCCGTTGACGGTCTACCCGACGCACGCCGAGATCGGCCAGATCCTGGCCGACCTCGCCGCCGCCCACCCCACCCGCGCGCGCACGTTCCAGTGGGGAACCAGCATCCAGGGCCGCGCCCTGTGGGGCCTGGTCATCAGCGACGACGCGAACAACTCGAAGGCCGAGCCCGAGATCCGGCTGAGCTCAACCATGCACGGCGACGAGGTGACGGGCATGGTCCTGACGCTCGATTTCGCCAACTACCTGCTGACCAACTACGGCGTCGCCGGCCGCGAGGACGTGACGAATCTCGTGGACAATTACGAGATCCACCTCATGCCCGACCACAACCCCGACGGCACCTATCTCACGCAGCGCTACAATGCGAACGGCGCCGACCTCAACCGCAATTTTCCGCTGCCTGCCGGCGAGGACCCCGTGACCGAGAGCGAGAACCTCTCCTTCATGGCCTACGCCAACTCGCATCATTTCGTGATCAGCGCCAACTACCACGGCGGCGCACTGCTGATGAACTACCTGTGGGATTGGACCTATACGCTGACTCCAGATGATGCCGCCCTGCGCAAGCTGAGCCTCGAGTACTCGACCTACAACCTGCCCATGTACAACGGTGATTTCCCCCAGGGGATCACGAACGGTGCCGCCTGGTACGTGGCGCTCGGCACCCTGCAGGACTGGAGCTACGACCAGACGGGTGCATCGATACGACCATCGAGGTCTCCAACACGAAGTGGCCTGCCGCCAGCACCCTGGCGACGTTCTGGAACGAGAACCGCGAGCATGATGCACTACGTCAAGTCCGCCCGGTACGGCGTCAACGGCGTGGTCACCTCGGCCGAGACGGGCGACCCGGTGAACGCAACCGTCACCGTGACCGGCAACACCAAGACCGTCCGCACCGACCCGACGTACGGCGACTACTACAAGCTGCTCAACACGGGCACCTATCAGCTGACGTTCAGCGCGGCTGGCTACATCACGCAGACGGTCAGCAATGTGGCCGTGACCTGGGGCACGCCGACGGTGCTCAGCGTCCAGATGCAGCCGACCGCCAACGGCGACCTGAGCGGCCAGGTGCTGGCCGTGGGCGGCGCGCCGCTGGCCGCGCAGGTGCGGTCTTCACCCACCCGCTGAACTCGCTCGCGGCGAGCGTGACGGCCAATGCGGCCGGCGTCTTCACCGTGAACAACCTCGAGTACGGCGACTACCGGCTGGCCTATACCTTTAGCGGGTACGCGGCGGAAGACCAGATCGTGACCGTCAACGCGGCCACGGTGAACCCGCCGACCGTCTACACTCTCGGACCTGTTGTCGGGCAACCTGACCTACCGCGCCAAGTGGAACCTCGAGGCGAACTGGGACGGCGTGCAGCTGCAGGTGTCGGTGGGCGGCGGCGCCTGGACACCGGTGGCCGCCACGCGCACCCAGACGGCCAGCGGGCAGGGCGTGCAGCGCGACCGGCACCTGGTACGAAGGCGCGCAGGCCGCCTGGTGACCGAGACCGTGAGCCTGGCGCCTGGTTGGGCCAGAGCGATGCGCTTCCAGTTCGTGCTGCGCTCGGACACGTCGCTCAACCACGACGGCTTCCGCTTCGACTGGTTCCTGATCCGAGGGCGTGCGCACCGACCCTACAGCGGCACCGGCGACCTGCCGGCGATGACGCAGCTCTGGGCGTGCAGCCGAACCCGTTCAACCCGGCCGCCACGGTCCGCTTCGAGCTGGCACGCGCCGGCCGGGCCTGGTGCGTGTGTACGACCTGTCGGGCCGCGGTGCGCACCCTGGCGGACTACACCCGCCCCGGCCGGGGCGCAGTTCGGTGGTCTGGACGGCCTGGACGATGCGGGACAGCCCGCGCCAGCGGCGTCTACCTGGTGAGGCTCTCGGCCGACGGCGTCAAGCAGTCGCTAGGCGCTCGTCAGTAGGCCGGAAGCCGGGTGAAGGGACCGGGGTCCCTCTCCCGCAGTCTGAATCAGGCATCGCGAGGCCTGCCCGGTCAGCAGGCAGCCCCTCGGGATCACGCATTCCCGCGTCTCCGGGGCCACGACAGCTGCGCGGGACGCTTCGCCGGCGCCGAGCGTTGCCGCCTCGTCGGTCTGCGAGCCCAGCGACGGCTCCTGTCGTCAGGGCCGAGGCGTCGGCAGGCCGGCCGGAAAGCGCGACCGGGTTGTGGGCGTGCCGCCCTGGCTCAGGTGTCCCGACGGTGGTCGCGGATGATGCGGCCGTATTCCTCAGGAAGTCCCCGGCTCAGGCCAATTCGAATCCGCACGGGACGTGGGCCGCCAGGATCTCGCGTATCCTGGTCGGTCAGGCCGCCGTCGATCTTTCTGCCGAGAAGACATCGTCGTGCCATGACGAGCAGCAGCTTCACCGTGCGGGGGTCCGGCGACGAATGCCGTCTCCAGGTCCCGGTAGCCGAGCTTCCGCGCCAGCCAGGCGAACCGTGCGCCCTCCCGTGCTGCCAGAGCGGCTCCATGAAGCGGTTCAGCACCGGCGCGCAGGCATGGTACTGTTCCTTCTCCACGTCTGCATCGCGAGCCGGAAGACCCGGGCCGCCCGGGGCAGACGGCCTCTCACCGTGGCAACCTTCGACAGGCCGTGTAAGGCGCTGTTGGCCACCTCAGGATCTCGCCGGTGAGGCGGCCCGCCAGTCCGATGACCCTGGTCGTCTCGGAAGTCAGGTCTGCGGGTGGCGTGTGGAGCTCCGCGGCAACGCTGCTCCGCGCGGGCGGGCGGTAGTCGCCGGCGGCGATGCGTTCCTCGATCATGGCAAGCAGCGAACGTCCCCGCTCATCGGCACCTACCGGTGCAGTTCCTGCAGCGGCCGCGGCTTCGCCAGCCGGGGCAGCGTGCGGATGATCTCCTCGAACGAGGTCTGTCCCTCGCTCGCCTTGTAGATGCCGTCTTCCAGGAGCGACACGAGGCCGGTGCTCTCGACGCTGATGCGACGGATCTCGTAGCTGGTGCGCCGCTGGATGAGCGCATCCTTGACCGGCTCGTTGAGGATCAGCAGTTCGAGCGGCGATGCGCCCGCGGTAGCCCAGGTAGCGGCGATCGGGCAGCCGGTGCCGCGCGCGAAGTCATGCAGGTGACATCCTTGGGCTGGTAGCCGAGCCGCCGCACCTCGTCGGCGTCAGCGTGGTCCGCCGGCAGCGCGGCACGCCGCAACAGCCCCTGGGCCAGGACGCTGACCACCGTGGACGAGATCAGGAACGCCTCGATGTCCTGCAACAGGCGCAGGGCCGCCGATGGAATCCTCGGTGTGGAACGTCGTCAGCACCTTGTGTCAGTGAGCGCCGCCTGGATCGCCGTGTCGGCC contains these protein-coding regions:
- a CDS encoding DNA integrity scanning protein DisA nucleotide-binding domain protein, yielding MIQMFVGLGLLLVLSFPAQLLGMMVVGRIIGTLETVWVVAFIIIFQPELRAALATLGLGRGLFGRVREIPAEQELLKAVARLSKRGLGAIIVIEREVRLSDWIQKGVPLDAEITAATIEAIFTVPGPLHDGAVIISGSKIAAAAVILPITEREELGYVLGTRHLAAIGISEQSDAIVLVVSRGDARSASSSAGISAAGCRWTISCTNWSASTAARPARAFAIAGRATAPPRPRPRPSRPA
- a CDS encoding carboxypeptidase regulatory-like domain-containing protein — its product is MNRNRRPLLSLVRTCVLLLLAALAASASLAAATGPITPEALAAARALPQWQPAVWTDHPVRIELRDRDELDALLRAVPLSRFSREDVALSYEGPDRKVEKVALEVRVTDREHADLLAAGWAPVAVRDLDREGREAAEKTWAAREAQPAAEKVFTFPLTVYPTHAEIGQILADLAAAHPTRARTFQWGTSIQGRALWGLVISDDANNSKAEPEIRLSSTMHGDEVTGMVLTLDFANYLLTNYGVAGREDVTNLVDNYEIHLMPDHNPDGTYLTQRYNANGADLNRNFPLPAGEDPVTESENLSFMAYANSHHFVISANYHGGALLMNYLWDWTYTLTPDDAALRKLSLEYSTYNLPMYNGDFPQGITNGAAWYVALGTLQDWSYDQTGASIRPSRSPTRSGLPPAPWRRSGTRTASMMHYVKSARYGVNGVVTSAETGDPVNATVTVTGNTKTVRTDPTYGDYYKLLNTGTYQLTFSAAGYITQTVSNVAVTWGTPTVLSVQMQPTANGDLSGQVLAVGGAPLAAQVRSSPTR